In Colwellia sp. M166, a genomic segment contains:
- a CDS encoding FAD-binding oxidoreductase, producing MSIQINSNDGKSISLAAEIIDSFSASLRGELLSTEQPKYAQARQVWNGMINKYPALIACCTGATDVVTAVTFARDHNLLLSVKGGGHNIAGSAVCDGGLMLDLSAMNGVVVDVKSRTVQVQSGALLGDIDHETQHFGLAVPTGINSTTGIAGLALGGGYGWLSRAFGHTVDNILSADIVTAKGDFLHLSAHENADLFWAIRGGSGNFGVVTNFTFKLHSVGPTILSGPVIFPIAQAKLVLQQYRHLARELPDQASCWFVIRQAPAFPFLEQSYHGQTVLILAMSYVGDIAEGEKALAPLRALGQPLADAVGACPYKGWQAAFDPLLAAGARNYWKSSDFTDISEQLIDTLIAAASNLPSNECEIFIAQLGGAASRVPSSAMAYPHRSTAYTMNIHGRWQSPALDDEAIAWVRELFNQVEIFSTGSVYVNFVPENDEIRKIGPYGANKARLEKIKGKVDPSNLFHTNINIEPKLN from the coding sequence ATGAGTATTCAAATAAATAGTAATGACGGAAAAAGTATCTCTTTGGCAGCCGAGATCATTGACAGTTTTTCAGCCAGTTTACGCGGCGAGCTATTAAGTACAGAACAGCCAAAATATGCACAAGCCAGACAAGTATGGAATGGCATGATTAACAAATACCCTGCGCTTATTGCTTGTTGTACAGGGGCAACAGATGTGGTGACAGCAGTAACATTTGCTCGTGACCATAACTTATTGCTATCGGTAAAAGGCGGCGGACATAATATCGCAGGCAGTGCGGTTTGCGATGGAGGATTAATGCTAGATTTAAGTGCAATGAACGGTGTGGTAGTTGACGTTAAAAGCCGGACGGTACAAGTACAAAGCGGCGCATTACTCGGCGACATCGATCATGAAACCCAGCATTTTGGCTTAGCGGTTCCGACCGGAATAAATTCAACCACGGGTATAGCTGGACTTGCCCTAGGAGGCGGTTATGGTTGGTTGAGCAGAGCTTTTGGCCATACCGTTGATAATATTTTATCGGCTGATATCGTCACAGCAAAGGGTGATTTTTTACACTTATCGGCACACGAAAATGCCGATTTATTTTGGGCTATTCGCGGTGGCAGTGGGAATTTTGGCGTGGTAACTAACTTTACTTTTAAGTTGCATTCGGTTGGCCCTACGATCCTCAGTGGTCCAGTGATATTTCCAATAGCGCAAGCAAAGCTGGTATTGCAGCAATATCGTCATTTAGCACGTGAATTACCCGACCAAGCCTCATGTTGGTTTGTTATTCGCCAAGCACCAGCATTTCCCTTTCTTGAGCAAAGTTATCATGGCCAAACCGTATTAATATTGGCAATGTCCTATGTTGGCGATATAGCAGAAGGCGAGAAAGCATTAGCTCCCTTGCGCGCACTAGGTCAGCCACTCGCCGATGCTGTTGGTGCCTGTCCTTATAAAGGCTGGCAAGCAGCATTTGATCCCTTATTAGCAGCTGGGGCTCGTAATTATTGGAAGTCGAGTGACTTTACCGATATATCAGAGCAGCTCATTGATACTTTAATCGCTGCCGCATCTAACCTGCCGTCTAATGAATGTGAAATTTTCATTGCACAACTTGGTGGGGCAGCGTCCCGTGTGCCATCAAGCGCGATGGCGTATCCGCATCGCTCAACAGCATACACCATGAATATTCATGGCCGTTGGCAATCACCAGCACTTGATGACGAAGCTATCGCTTGGGTGCGAGAATTATTTAATCAGGTAGAAATATTCTCAACAGGCAGTGTTTATGTCAATTTTGTGCCTGAAAATGATGAAATTAGAAAAATAGGTCCCTACGGGGCAAATAAAGCACGTTTAGAAAAAATCAAAGGAAAAGTAGATCCGAGTAACTTATTCCATACCAATATAAATATTGAACCTAAACTTAATTAA
- a CDS encoding helix-turn-helix domain-containing protein: MSSTSYGQYCPLAMASEFLCNRWTLLIFRELLFGSTNFNDISRGVPRMSRTLLSTRLKELAHIGLIIRHEKRSTGQIEYALTQAGQALEPIVYSMACWGQEWLETEPSLENLDASFLMWDIRRNINIHPVLPDPFIVHFFLTDVAENKSEHWLIFENNEIDLCYINRGFSADVKIEVSAKTLTKIWMGWEDFDLAIKDKSLKLSGNKEYTDIAALWLGSSSVAHIKKRDEQLQVRGHVS, from the coding sequence ATGAGCTCGACATCTTATGGACAGTATTGCCCGTTGGCGATGGCATCAGAATTTCTTTGTAATCGGTGGACATTACTGATATTTAGAGAATTGTTGTTCGGGTCAACCAACTTTAACGACATCAGTCGTGGTGTCCCGCGAATGTCGAGAACCTTATTGTCGACTCGCCTAAAAGAGTTAGCACACATCGGCTTGATCATTCGCCATGAAAAACGCTCTACGGGTCAAATAGAGTATGCTTTAACTCAAGCAGGGCAAGCGCTTGAACCGATTGTTTATAGCATGGCATGTTGGGGGCAAGAATGGTTGGAAACTGAACCATCACTTGAGAATCTTGATGCTAGTTTTCTGATGTGGGACATTCGGCGTAATATAAATATTCATCCCGTATTGCCTGATCCATTTATCGTCCATTTTTTCCTTACTGACGTTGCTGAAAATAAAAGTGAGCATTGGTTGATCTTTGAAAATAATGAAATTGATCTCTGCTATATCAACCGAGGTTTTTCAGCTGATGTCAAAATTGAGGTCTCAGCTAAAACACTTACCAAAATTTGGATGGGCTGGGAAGATTTTGACCTTGCGATAAAAGATAAATCACTAAAGCTTAGCGGTAATAAAGAGTACACCGATATCGCGGCATTGTGGTTAGGTAGCAGCAGCGTTGCACATATAAAAAAACGTGATGAACAATTACAAGTTAGAGGGCACGTTAGTTAA
- the cysZ gene encoding sulfate transporter CysZ, with translation MNNNRPQPLANGGAGYFIKGFELIRTPGIRRFVFIPLTVNLLLFSYAFYYMFLQLESYMLTLETWLGESFAWLSSFIWPLAVLFILIVFSFIFSSVANWLAAPFNGLLSEKIEALLTNQPLDSGGALDVVKDVPRTLSRELSKLGYYLPRAMGFFLLYWILPVIGQVLWFLFLAWMMAVQYKDYPFDNHKISFTHMRQALKQRQGLSYSFGITTAIFSMIPIVNLVVMPVAICGATALWVDHYRDEFVDRS, from the coding sequence ATGAACAATAACAGACCCCAGCCTTTAGCAAACGGCGGTGCCGGATATTTTATCAAAGGTTTTGAGTTAATTCGCACCCCAGGAATTCGCCGCTTTGTTTTTATCCCATTAACGGTAAATTTACTGCTTTTTAGTTATGCTTTTTATTATATGTTTCTACAACTAGAAAGCTACATGCTGACGCTGGAAACTTGGCTTGGTGAGTCTTTTGCTTGGCTAAGTAGTTTTATTTGGCCATTGGCAGTGCTGTTTATTTTAATTGTTTTTTCATTTATCTTCAGCTCAGTTGCCAATTGGTTAGCCGCTCCCTTTAATGGTTTATTATCAGAAAAAATAGAAGCTTTATTAACTAATCAACCATTAGATAGTGGTGGTGCTCTTGATGTGGTTAAGGATGTTCCACGAACGCTTTCCCGTGAGCTTAGTAAGCTTGGTTATTACCTACCTCGTGCTATGGGTTTCTTTTTACTTTATTGGATACTGCCCGTTATTGGCCAAGTACTGTGGTTTTTGTTTCTGGCCTGGATGATGGCAGTACAATATAAAGACTACCCATTTGATAACCATAAAATTAGTTTTACACACATGCGACAAGCTTTAAAGCAACGTCAAGGATTAAGCTATAGCTTTGGTATTACAACGGCAATATTCTCCATGATCCCTATCGTAAATTTAGTGGTTATGCCGGTCGCTATTTGTGGTGCTACAGCACTATGGGTCGATCATTATCGCGATGAATTTGTTGACCGTTCATAG
- the smc gene encoding chromosome segregation protein SMC, translating to MRLKHIKLAGFKSFVDPTTVPFEQQMTAIVGPNGCGKSNIIDAVRWVLGESSAKNLRGDAMTDVIFNGAATRKPIGQASVELVFDNTQGRIQGNMADRSQVSVRRVVNREGINNYFLNGTKCRRRDITDIFLGTGLGPRSYAIIEQGTISRLIESKPQELRVFIEEAAGISKYKERRKETENRIRHTRENLARLSDIRLELDVQIDKLHQQAEAAKRFRALKQQERKYKAELAVLRWQKFDQQRQQHQTRILALENKIESQNTQLSQSDLVIIELKNTLLRCNDTSQILQQEKLNLTQDIARAEQQVKHLKEQTEKTQSDNKLTQQQLLNAQQLILAEQEQLQLGDQKLNEQQPQLQKIEIELAFCQTELKQQQVAQKQLQSQWQQQHQRRTELQQKKQTVHDNITQQQTILEQVKQQMIKLREQVSLLPLADSLVEQQLQQQKNTELNALQQMQEQLTLLDNQAGGLQIHAQQLHQQLAVVSGQSTVKKQVIDELQIKLADKSPWSEKQAKWFSAQGITDVVSLQSQLTVAHGWELAVEAVLSHWLAGHVIATLPEADIDGNLPADNLCFVYQAVEQASAKGNIATVKVNTLASKVSGLTTLNSYFNSILITESYQQAKHQLTTLGADESIICPDGTWLNHHRLSKGKLEQGYDYISLQRELENEQTALQQLQLQQQKLEQKQDNYNQQLKSIAIEKKAQSEYLALQQDKLNTLEKTISSGEQDKLYQQAQHKKLTAEIAELLQSEQLAKQKLTDFQTQLLPLLDDSEHDLDGFAQQQTLLQQSIEEIQSRSQDLHQQRHQLSLVVEQLKSQRLQREQGIRANQENINLLTQRLSNNSQVFSDSSKPLQEFEQQLPQWLDKLAEINEKLQFNQKNLNDSQTRLAEVELGQKTSQNKISVLNEQLARLQLDSEGFKLRAESALEVLAELQQNIDDVIAAMPENAKETFWQAHLIKLAKDIQLLGAINLAAIEEYETQFERKSYLDQQDQDLNNAITTLEAAIAKIDKESRHKFKLTFDQVNNDLQLLFPKVFGGGQAYLSLTGEDLLETGVTIMARPPGKKNSTIHLLSGGEKALTALSLVFAIFRLNPAPFCLLDEVDAPLDDANVSRFCNLVREMSQTVQFIYISHNKIAMEMASHLTGVTMFEPGVSRMVAVDIDEAIAMAEV from the coding sequence ATGCGACTCAAGCATATAAAATTGGCAGGTTTTAAATCATTTGTTGATCCAACAACTGTGCCATTTGAACAACAGATGACCGCTATTGTTGGTCCCAATGGCTGTGGGAAATCAAATATAATTGACGCTGTTCGTTGGGTGCTAGGTGAAAGTTCAGCGAAGAACCTACGTGGCGATGCCATGACTGACGTTATATTTAATGGTGCCGCAACACGAAAGCCTATTGGTCAAGCCAGTGTTGAACTAGTCTTTGATAATACTCAAGGGCGTATTCAAGGTAATATGGCCGACAGAAGTCAAGTTTCGGTACGTCGAGTGGTTAACCGTGAAGGGATAAATAACTACTTTTTAAATGGCACAAAATGCCGACGTAGAGATATTACCGACATTTTTCTTGGCACCGGCTTAGGTCCTCGCAGTTATGCGATCATTGAGCAAGGTACTATTTCTCGATTAATTGAATCAAAGCCGCAAGAGCTACGGGTGTTTATTGAAGAAGCTGCCGGCATCTCAAAATATAAAGAACGCCGTAAAGAAACCGAAAACAGAATACGCCACACCAGAGAAAACTTAGCCAGATTAAGTGATATTCGCCTCGAACTTGATGTCCAGATTGACAAACTTCATCAACAGGCCGAAGCTGCTAAGCGTTTTCGTGCTTTAAAACAACAAGAGCGCAAATATAAAGCTGAATTAGCCGTGTTACGTTGGCAAAAATTTGATCAGCAACGTCAGCAACATCAAACTCGTATCTTAGCACTAGAAAATAAAATTGAGAGCCAGAACACCCAGCTCAGTCAAAGTGATTTAGTGATTATCGAGTTGAAAAATACGCTATTGCGCTGCAATGATACTAGCCAAATATTGCAGCAAGAAAAGCTCAATCTAACGCAAGATATTGCCCGAGCGGAGCAACAAGTAAAGCACTTAAAAGAACAAACAGAAAAAACACAGAGTGATAATAAGTTGACTCAGCAGCAGTTGCTCAATGCACAACAGTTGATTTTAGCCGAGCAAGAACAATTGCAATTAGGTGACCAAAAATTAAATGAGCAACAGCCACAACTACAAAAAATAGAAATTGAATTAGCGTTTTGTCAAACAGAATTGAAACAGCAACAAGTTGCGCAAAAGCAATTACAAAGCCAGTGGCAACAACAGCATCAGCGACGTACTGAGCTGCAACAAAAGAAACAGACGGTGCATGATAATATCACGCAGCAGCAGACCATTCTTGAACAGGTTAAGCAGCAAATGATAAAGCTACGTGAACAAGTTAGCTTGTTACCTTTAGCTGATTCGCTCGTTGAACAACAACTTCAACAACAAAAAAATACAGAATTAAATGCATTACAGCAAATGCAAGAGCAGCTGACTTTACTCGATAATCAAGCCGGCGGTTTGCAAATTCATGCTCAACAACTTCATCAACAATTGGCCGTAGTTTCGGGTCAGTCGACCGTGAAAAAACAAGTGATTGATGAGCTACAAATAAAACTCGCTGATAAATCGCCCTGGAGTGAAAAACAAGCCAAATGGTTTAGTGCCCAAGGCATAACTGATGTTGTTTCGTTGCAAAGTCAGCTAACTGTTGCGCATGGCTGGGAGTTGGCCGTTGAGGCTGTGTTATCGCATTGGCTAGCAGGTCATGTTATTGCCACCTTACCTGAGGCCGATATTGACGGTAATTTACCTGCTGATAATTTATGTTTTGTCTATCAAGCAGTAGAGCAGGCTAGTGCTAAGGGTAATATAGCCACAGTTAAAGTAAACACTTTAGCCAGTAAAGTTTCGGGTCTAACGACGTTAAATAGCTATTTTAATAGTATATTGATTACTGAAAGTTATCAGCAAGCTAAACATCAGTTAACCACGTTAGGTGCCGATGAAAGCATTATTTGTCCGGATGGTACTTGGTTAAATCATCATAGGCTCAGTAAAGGCAAACTTGAGCAAGGTTATGATTATATAAGTTTACAGCGAGAGCTTGAAAATGAACAAACTGCACTACAGCAGTTACAACTGCAGCAGCAAAAGCTCGAGCAGAAGCAGGATAATTATAATCAACAACTTAAGTCTATCGCCATAGAAAAAAAGGCTCAAAGTGAATATTTAGCATTACAGCAAGATAAACTGAATACACTAGAAAAAACGATTTCATCGGGTGAGCAAGACAAGCTTTATCAACAAGCTCAGCACAAAAAGTTAACCGCAGAAATTGCTGAGTTGCTACAAAGTGAGCAGCTTGCCAAACAAAAGTTAACTGATTTTCAAACACAATTGCTGCCATTGCTTGACGATAGTGAACATGATCTTGATGGCTTTGCTCAACAGCAAACGCTATTGCAGCAGTCAATTGAAGAAATTCAAAGTCGTAGTCAAGACTTACATCAACAGCGACATCAGCTGAGTTTAGTCGTTGAACAACTTAAAAGTCAACGCCTACAGCGCGAGCAAGGTATTCGAGCTAATCAAGAAAACATTAATTTATTGACTCAACGATTGAGCAATAACAGCCAAGTGTTCAGTGATAGCAGTAAACCATTGCAAGAGTTTGAGCAGCAGCTTCCACAATGGCTAGACAAGTTAGCCGAAATTAATGAAAAACTGCAATTTAATCAAAAAAACCTGAATGACAGCCAAACTCGCTTAGCAGAAGTGGAATTAGGTCAAAAAACCAGTCAAAATAAAATATCAGTGCTTAATGAGCAGCTTGCCCGCTTACAATTAGACAGTGAAGGTTTTAAATTAAGAGCTGAAAGCGCATTAGAAGTGCTAGCAGAGTTGCAGCAGAATATTGATGATGTTATTGCTGCTATGCCAGAAAATGCTAAAGAAACATTCTGGCAAGCACATTTAATTAAGCTGGCTAAAGACATACAACTGCTAGGGGCGATAAATTTAGCAGCCATTGAAGAATATGAAACACAGTTTGAGCGTAAAAGTTATCTTGACCAACAAGATCAAGACCTTAATAATGCCATAACGACATTGGAAGCAGCAATAGCAAAAATTGATAAAGAAAGCCGCCATAAATTTAAGTTAACTTTTGATCAAGTTAATAATGATTTACAGTTACTGTTTCCTAAGGTGTTTGGTGGCGGTCAAGCGTACTTGTCATTAACAGGTGAAGACCTATTAGAAACCGGGGTTACTATCATGGCTAGACCCCCAGGTAAAAAAAATAGCACAATTCATCTATTATCTGGTGGAGAAAAAGCGCTGACCGCATTATCATTAGTGTTCGCGATTTTTCGATTGAACCCTGCGCCGTTTTGTTTACTTGATGAAGTGGATGCACCTTTGGATGATGCAAATGTCAGTCGTTTTTGTAATCTAGTGCGAGAAATGTCGCAAACAGTGCAATTTATATATATAAGTCATAATAAAATCGCTATGGAGATGGCGTCACATTTAACCGGTGTTACTATGTTTGAACCAGGTGTTTCACGTATGGTAGCGGTTGATATTGACGAAGCAATCGCTATGGCAGAAGTATAA
- the zipA gene encoding cell division protein ZipA, which yields MEDNFRNTLIIISALVIAAIFIHGYWTIRKQKNPYKLKTKEEPVAPKYRGFDGSGFDQDGVSKPKVVGANPVRDDVAVKSHTLEDDDEFHSDVPMPNHIPPADFEENPLDQSLNFGALLNDTEEVPAHLKQQALSDVDSYADEQNYQENAYTETAVAEPVEDEMSTKETVRYEPVYQQPVTQAKPEVLRNKPLARKKNVRQPKVKRNQMEINFGDEAVKDMPSLSATESSKKTIANEIEPQVIVLSVVMPEGQAISGAALLPILLTLGMKYGEMNIFHRHQDNAGNGKVTFSLANMLNPGTFNLDDIENFTTQGITLFMTLPNAGDAFEVFEQMLNAAKQLAVEFKGQLLDDKRSVMTKQTEQHYMGIIREFERKSRIGSL from the coding sequence ATGGAAGATAATTTCAGAAATACATTAATTATTATTAGTGCTCTCGTAATAGCAGCTATTTTCATTCATGGTTACTGGACCATCAGGAAACAAAAAAACCCGTATAAATTAAAAACCAAAGAAGAACCCGTGGCTCCGAAATATCGTGGTTTCGATGGTTCAGGTTTTGATCAAGATGGAGTCAGTAAACCTAAAGTTGTGGGCGCAAATCCGGTTCGAGATGATGTTGCAGTTAAATCACATACACTTGAAGATGATGATGAGTTTCATAGTGATGTCCCTATGCCCAATCATATTCCGCCTGCTGACTTTGAGGAAAACCCCTTAGATCAAAGCCTAAACTTTGGTGCTTTGCTCAATGATACTGAAGAAGTTCCTGCGCATTTAAAACAACAAGCTTTATCAGATGTTGACAGTTACGCTGATGAACAGAACTATCAAGAAAACGCCTATACTGAAACAGCTGTTGCTGAGCCGGTTGAGGATGAAATGAGTACGAAGGAAACAGTTCGATATGAACCGGTTTATCAACAACCTGTAACCCAAGCAAAACCAGAAGTTTTGCGTAATAAGCCGTTAGCACGTAAAAAAAATGTCCGTCAGCCTAAAGTTAAACGTAACCAAATGGAGATTAACTTTGGTGATGAAGCGGTTAAGGATATGCCAAGCCTGTCGGCGACAGAGTCAAGTAAAAAAACCATAGCTAATGAAATTGAACCACAAGTTATTGTGCTTTCTGTGGTGATGCCTGAAGGGCAGGCTATCTCAGGTGCTGCGTTATTGCCGATATTACTTACCTTAGGCATGAAATACGGTGAAATGAACATATTTCATCGTCATCAAGATAATGCCGGCAACGGCAAGGTAACGTTCAGCTTAGCTAATATGCTTAATCCTGGAACATTTAATTTAGATGATATCGAAAATTTTACCACACAAGGTATTACGCTATTTATGACCTTACCTAATGCTGGCGATGCCTTTGAAGTATTTGAACAAATGCTCAATGCCGCTAAACAGCTTGCTGTGGAATTTAAAGGACAATTATTAGATGACAAGCGCAGTGTTATGACTAAGCAAACCGAACAACATTATATGGGTATTATTCGTGAGTTTGAACGTAAGAGCCGTATCGGCTCGCTTTAA